One region of Candidatus Polarisedimenticolaceae bacterium genomic DNA includes:
- a CDS encoding DUF6370 family protein: MKIVRLLLALVAIIGLASLTFAGDAKDVTVTGKLVCAKCALKVEGQKECQNVIVATVDGKETQYYVAKNKVAEEFGHVCKGEKNVVATGKVTQKDGKNWLDATKITQAS; the protein is encoded by the coding sequence ATGAAGATCGTCCGTCTGCTCCTGGCCCTCGTGGCCATCATCGGCCTCGCCTCCCTCACCTTCGCGGGCGACGCGAAGGACGTCACGGTGACCGGCAAACTGGTCTGCGCGAAGTGCGCGCTGAAGGTCGAAGGTCAGAAGGAGTGCCAGAACGTCATCGTCGCGACCGTCGACGGCAAGGAGACGCAGTACTACGTCGCCAAGAACAAGGTGGCCGAAGAGTTCGGACACGTTTGCAAGGGCGAGAAGAACGTCGTCGCCACCGGCAAGGTCACGCAGAAGGATGGCAAGAACTGGCTGGACGCGACCAAGATCACGCAGGCAAGCTGA
- a CDS encoding cysteine dioxygenase family protein — MRQASLQTLQHLVDRLDASVRLGEVHTVTSHVKTALCDLIRAHTLEIPDKFCRPHPDRYARRLLHRNEELGYTAVVMTWGPGQQTTLHDHHGMWCVEGVIAGEMSVTRYDLLEKVEGRYKFTLVEEVLAGVGSSGALIPPYEYHVLGNALSDRNSVTLHIYGGEMDRCSIFEPEADGLWRRSEKRLQYDE; from the coding sequence ATGCGACAGGCTTCGCTGCAGACACTGCAACACCTCGTCGACCGGCTCGACGCCTCCGTGCGTCTGGGCGAGGTCCACACGGTCACGAGCCACGTCAAGACCGCCCTGTGCGACCTGATCCGTGCGCACACGCTCGAGATCCCCGACAAGTTCTGCCGCCCGCACCCCGACCGCTACGCCCGACGCCTCCTCCACCGGAACGAGGAGCTGGGCTACACCGCGGTCGTCATGACGTGGGGTCCTGGACAGCAGACGACCCTCCACGACCACCACGGCATGTGGTGCGTCGAAGGGGTCATCGCGGGCGAGATGAGTGTCACCCGCTACGACCTGCTCGAGAAGGTCGAGGGGCGCTACAAGTTCACGCTCGTCGAGGAGGTCTTGGCCGGCGTCGGGTCGTCGGGGGCGCTGATCCCGCCGTACGAGTACCACGTGCTCGGTAACGCCCTCTCCGACCGGAATTCCGTCACCCTCCACATCTACGGCGGCGAGATGGACCGCTGCAGCATCTTCGAGCCGGAGGCCGACGGCTTGTGGCGCCGGAGCGAGAAGCGCCTCCAGTACGACGAGTAG